A section of the Pseudomonas flavescens genome encodes:
- a CDS encoding diguanylate cyclase domain-containing protein, which yields MQDQDKTLGILVVDDRWDNLEDMQELLEDIGRPVHCLDSGAKALEFLAQGQVGLVLLDVQMPRMDGFEVARRMRDDPRTRFTPIIFISGMIQTDDVLSQGYGAGAVDFISKPVQPAILLHKVRALLEREQYRSGLLRLSQQLERERAFNASILDNTAEGIMVVGDDGRVRFANPAIARMLGCQDAELAGSELLTWIDTPREERWQASSFYQHWLRRENLRLHDANLRTRDGQRVPVALSCSPLPDEQNAMILLALDMSVVRDLHQQLESLAITDALTGLLNRRGFLQELQAAISRNERTGQKAALLYLDLDGFKHINDTLGHEMGDQVLRWVSVQLKTCLRPYDHLARIGGDEFTVIIDSLGSPADAASVAEKLIEQVSSEQRFQGESFSLGVSIGIALLPADGNTIEEVLRAADTAMYAAKRGGRRQFCFYGAELQPLS from the coding sequence GTGCAGGATCAGGATAAGACGCTGGGAATCCTCGTCGTCGATGACCGCTGGGACAACCTGGAGGACATGCAGGAGCTGCTGGAGGATATTGGCCGGCCGGTGCACTGCCTCGACTCCGGCGCCAAGGCCCTGGAATTTCTGGCACAGGGGCAGGTGGGGCTGGTGCTGCTCGATGTGCAGATGCCACGCATGGACGGTTTCGAGGTGGCGCGACGCATGCGCGATGATCCGCGTACGCGCTTCACACCGATCATCTTCATCTCCGGGATGATCCAGACCGATGACGTCCTCAGTCAGGGCTACGGCGCCGGTGCGGTGGATTTCATTTCCAAGCCGGTGCAGCCGGCGATCCTGCTGCACAAGGTGCGCGCGCTGCTCGAGCGTGAGCAGTATCGCAGCGGCCTGTTGCGCCTCAGCCAGCAACTGGAGCGCGAGCGCGCCTTCAATGCTTCGATTCTCGACAACACCGCCGAAGGCATCATGGTGGTGGGCGACGATGGGCGCGTGCGCTTCGCTAACCCGGCGATCGCCAGAATGCTCGGTTGTCAGGACGCCGAGCTGGCCGGCAGCGAGCTGCTGACCTGGATCGATACGCCCCGCGAGGAACGCTGGCAAGCGTCGAGCTTCTACCAGCATTGGCTGCGTCGGGAGAACCTGCGTCTGCACGATGCCAACCTGCGTACCCGGGATGGACAGCGTGTGCCGGTAGCGCTGTCTTGCTCGCCGCTGCCCGATGAGCAGAACGCGATGATTCTGCTTGCGCTGGACATGTCGGTGGTTCGCGACCTGCATCAACAGCTCGAGTCGCTGGCCATCACGGATGCGCTGACGGGATTACTCAACCGGCGCGGTTTTCTTCAGGAGCTGCAGGCTGCGATCTCGCGCAACGAGCGCACCGGTCAGAAGGCCGCGTTGCTCTACCTCGATCTGGATGGCTTCAAGCACATCAACGACACCCTGGGGCACGAGATGGGCGATCAGGTACTGCGCTGGGTCAGTGTGCAGCTCAAGACCTGCCTGAGGCCCTACGACCATCTGGCGCGCATCGGGGGCGACGAGTTCACGGTGATCATCGACAGCCTGGGCAGTCCGGCCGATGCCGCGTCAGTGGCGGAGAAACTGATCGAGCAGGTATCCAGTGAGCAGCGTTTCCAGGGCGAGTCGTTCAGTCTGGGCGTCAGCATCGGTATCGCCTTGCTGCCCGCCGATGGCAATACCATCGAAGAGGTGCTGCGCGCCGCCGATACCGCGATGTACGCGGCCAAGCGCGGCGGGCGGCGGCAGTTCTGCTTTTACGGTGCCGAGCTGCAGCCGCTGAGCTGA
- a CDS encoding acyltransferase yields MLHFLPAPLLGLLGSVLLAVNTLFWCWPLFAVTLLRILLPLAVVQRACDRSMAFIQEGWISCNKVWMQVLGNTRWHVEGAQGFDYQHSYLVTSNHQSWVDILVLQYLFNRRIRPLKFFLKQELIWVPVIGLCWWALGFPFMKRYSKEYLARHPEKKGKDLQTTRRTCTKFRHNPVGIFNFVEGTRLTPAKHREQQSPYRYLLKPKAGGLAFVLDAMGEQLHGIINVTLHYPKGSPGFWALLSGQLEDVVVLIEQLPIPTHFIGRAYDQDEAYRKEFQQWINALWHDKDVQLERLHQQHP; encoded by the coding sequence ATGCTGCATTTTCTGCCTGCCCCCCTGCTCGGTCTGCTGGGCAGTGTCCTGCTAGCCGTCAACACGCTGTTCTGGTGCTGGCCTTTGTTTGCCGTCACCCTGCTGCGCATCCTCCTGCCATTGGCTGTCGTACAGCGGGCCTGCGACCGGTCGATGGCCTTCATCCAGGAAGGCTGGATCAGCTGCAACAAGGTCTGGATGCAGGTGCTGGGCAACACCCGCTGGCACGTCGAGGGGGCACAGGGCTTCGACTATCAGCACTCCTACCTGGTGACCAGCAACCATCAGAGCTGGGTAGATATTCTGGTGCTGCAGTACCTGTTCAACAGACGAATCCGCCCGCTGAAGTTCTTCCTCAAGCAGGAGTTGATCTGGGTACCGGTAATCGGGCTGTGCTGGTGGGCGCTGGGTTTCCCGTTCATGAAGCGCTACTCCAAGGAATACCTGGCCAGGCACCCGGAGAAGAAAGGCAAGGACCTGCAGACCACCCGGCGTACCTGCACCAAATTCCGACACAACCCTGTCGGCATCTTCAACTTCGTCGAAGGCACGCGGCTGACGCCGGCCAAGCACCGAGAACAGCAGTCCCCCTACCGTTATCTGTTGAAGCCCAAGGCGGGTGGCCTGGCCTTCGTACTCGATGCCATGGGCGAGCAATTGCACGGCATCATCAACGTCACCCTGCATTATCCCAAGGGCAGCCCAGGATTCTGGGCGCTGCTGAGTGGCCAGCTGGAAGACGTGGTGGTACTCATCGAGCAGCTACCGATCCCCACGCACTTCATCGGTCGCGCCTATGATCAGGACGAAGCCTATCGCAAGGAATTCCAGCAATGGATCAACGCGCTCTGGCACGACAAGGACGTCCAGCTGGAACGGCTGCACCAGCAGCATCCCTGA
- the pta gene encoding phosphate acetyltransferase has translation MHTFFISPTGFGVGLTSISLGLVGALERAGLKVGFFKPIAQPHQGDAGPERSSELVARTHGLHSPKPLALAHVERRLGDGDLDELLEEIISLYQEAAKDKDVVIVEGMVPTRQASYAARVNFHLAKSLDADVILVSAPEQESLSELCDRVEIQAQQFGGPKDPKVLGVILNKIRSDDGLEAFAARLREHSSLLRHPEFRLLGCIPWLDELNAPRTRDIAELLGARVLNAGDYEQRRMLKIVLCARAVANTVQLLKPGTLVVTPGDRDDIILAASLAAMNGMPLAGLLLCSDFAPDPRIMELCRGALQSGLPVMTVSTGSYDTATNLNRLNKEIPVDDKERAEKVADFVASHLDHDWLAARCGSPRELRLSPPAFRYQLVQQAKAANKRIVLPEGAEPRTVQAAAICQARGIARCVLLAKPEEVHAVAQAQGIELPPGLEILDPDLIRERYVEPMVELRKGKGLNAPMASAQLEDTVVLGTMMLALDEVDGLVSGAVHTTANTIRPALQLIKTAPGYNLVSSVFFMLLPDQVLVYGDCAVNPDPNAEQLAEIALQSASSAQAFGIPPRVAMLSYSTGDSGSGEEVEKVREATRLARKANPDLLLDGPLQYDAAAIESVGRQKAPNSPVAGRATVFIFPDLNTGNTTYKAVQRSADCISVGPMLQGLRKPVNDLSRGALVDDIVFTIALTAIQAANMRQ, from the coding sequence ATGCACACCTTCTTCATTTCCCCGACCGGCTTCGGGGTCGGCCTCACCTCCATCAGCCTGGGCCTGGTAGGCGCCCTTGAAAGGGCCGGTCTCAAGGTCGGTTTCTTCAAGCCGATCGCCCAGCCACACCAGGGCGACGCCGGTCCCGAGCGCTCCAGCGAACTGGTCGCTCGCACCCATGGCCTGCACTCGCCCAAGCCGCTGGCGCTCGCTCACGTCGAGCGCCGCCTGGGCGATGGCGACCTGGACGAGTTGCTCGAGGAAATCATCAGCCTCTATCAGGAGGCCGCCAAGGACAAGGACGTGGTGATCGTCGAAGGCATGGTGCCAACCCGCCAGGCCAGCTACGCGGCACGGGTCAACTTCCATCTGGCCAAGAGCCTGGATGCCGACGTGATTCTGGTCTCCGCCCCAGAGCAGGAAAGCCTCAGCGAGCTGTGCGACCGCGTGGAAATCCAGGCCCAGCAGTTCGGCGGGCCGAAAGACCCCAAAGTACTCGGGGTGATCCTCAACAAGATCCGCAGTGACGACGGTCTGGAAGCGTTCGCTGCACGCCTGCGCGAGCACTCCTCGCTGCTGCGTCATCCGGAATTCCGCCTGCTCGGCTGCATTCCCTGGCTCGACGAATTGAATGCACCGCGCACCCGCGATATCGCCGAACTGCTCGGCGCCCGTGTGCTGAACGCCGGTGACTACGAACAGCGCCGCATGCTGAAAATCGTGCTCTGCGCCCGCGCCGTGGCCAACACCGTACAGTTGCTCAAGCCCGGCACGCTGGTGGTGACGCCAGGCGATCGCGACGACATCATTCTCGCGGCCAGCCTGGCGGCCATGAACGGCATGCCACTGGCCGGCCTGTTGCTGTGCAGTGACTTCGCCCCTGACCCGCGCATCATGGAGCTATGCCGTGGCGCGCTGCAGAGCGGCCTGCCGGTGATGACCGTAAGTACCGGCTCCTACGATACCGCCACCAACCTCAACCGGCTGAACAAGGAAATTCCGGTCGACGACAAGGAGCGTGCCGAGAAGGTCGCCGACTTCGTAGCCAGCCACCTCGACCACGACTGGCTTGCCGCCCGCTGCGGCAGCCCCCGTGAACTGCGCCTGTCGCCCCCCGCGTTTCGCTACCAGCTGGTGCAACAGGCCAAGGCAGCCAACAAGCGCATCGTCCTGCCCGAAGGCGCCGAGCCGCGCACCGTGCAGGCCGCGGCCATCTGTCAGGCACGCGGCATCGCCCGCTGCGTGCTGCTGGCCAAACCCGAAGAAGTGCATGCAGTGGCGCAGGCTCAGGGCATCGAGCTGCCACCGGGCCTGGAGATTCTCGACCCGGATCTGATCCGCGAGCGTTATGTTGAGCCGATGGTCGAGCTGCGTAAGGGCAAGGGCCTCAACGCCCCCATGGCCAGCGCTCAGCTCGAAGACACCGTGGTGCTGGGTACCATGATGCTGGCCCTGGACGAGGTCGACGGCCTGGTGTCCGGCGCGGTGCACACAACGGCCAATACCATCCGCCCGGCGCTGCAGTTGATCAAGACCGCACCGGGCTACAACTTGGTGTCTTCGGTGTTCTTCATGCTGCTGCCTGATCAGGTTCTGGTCTACGGTGATTGCGCGGTCAATCCGGACCCCAACGCAGAACAACTGGCCGAAATCGCCCTGCAGAGCGCCAGTTCGGCACAGGCCTTCGGTATTCCACCGCGCGTGGCCATGCTCAGCTACTCCACCGGCGACTCCGGCAGCGGTGAGGAAGTGGAGAAGGTCCGCGAGGCGACCCGTCTGGCGCGCAAGGCCAACCCGGATCTGCTCCTCGATGGCCCCTTGCAGTACGACGCCGCCGCCATCGAAAGCGTGGGCCGGCAGAAGGCGCCCAACAGCCCGGTGGCCGGCCGCGCCACGGTGTTCATATTCCCGGACCTGAATACCGGCAACACCACTTACAAGGCCGTTCAACGCAGCGCCGACTGCATCAGCGTCGGCCCCATGCTGCAGGGCCTGCGCAAGCCGGTGAACGACCTGTCCCGCGGAGCGCTGGTCGACGATATCGTCTTCACCATCGCGCTCACCGCGATTCAGGCCGCCAACATGCGCCAGTGA
- a CDS encoding acetate kinase, giving the protein MPARNILVINCGSSSIKFALVDPDQTQFAISGLAERLGSADAVLHWQRDGIKHSQAIAGDDHRAALAHLLARVQEATGGHLHGIGHRVVHGGEHFTSAQRLDDEVIAAIRAVAPLAPLHNPAGLLGIEAALALYPQLPQVAVFDTAFHQSLPEHAYRYAVPEHLYRDHGVRRYGFHGTSHRFVSARAAELTGLPIDDSAWLVAHLGNGCSTCAVVNGQSRDTSMGLTPLEGLVMGTRSGDVDPNLHSHLSRTLGWSLEQIDRMLNHDSGLLGLSGLSNDMRSLEQAREEGHAGATLAIEVFCYRLAKSLAAMSCALPRLDGLIFTGGIGENSPLIRSKTVAHLSLLGLKLDATANARCLRGVSGPIHAQDHIRVLVVPTNEERQIALDTLALLD; this is encoded by the coding sequence ATGCCCGCACGCAATATTCTGGTGATCAACTGCGGTAGCTCCTCCATCAAGTTCGCGCTGGTCGATCCCGACCAGACCCAGTTCGCCATCAGCGGCCTGGCCGAACGTCTCGGTAGCGCAGATGCCGTTCTGCACTGGCAGCGCGATGGCATCAAGCACAGTCAGGCGATTGCCGGTGACGATCACCGTGCAGCCCTCGCCCACCTGCTTGCGCGGGTGCAGGAAGCCACCGGCGGCCATCTGCATGGCATCGGCCACCGGGTGGTGCATGGTGGCGAACACTTCACCAGCGCCCAGCGCTTGGACGATGAAGTGATCGCGGCGATCCGTGCGGTGGCACCCCTGGCGCCACTGCACAACCCTGCGGGCCTGCTAGGCATCGAAGCCGCGCTGGCGCTGTACCCACAACTGCCTCAGGTCGCGGTGTTCGACACCGCCTTTCACCAGAGCCTGCCCGAGCATGCCTACCGCTACGCCGTGCCGGAACATCTGTACCGCGACCACGGCGTACGCCGCTACGGTTTCCACGGCACCAGCCACCGCTTCGTCAGCGCCCGCGCTGCCGAGCTGACCGGCCTGCCCATCGACGACAGCGCATGGCTGGTCGCCCACCTGGGCAATGGCTGTTCGACCTGCGCCGTGGTCAACGGCCAGAGCCGCGATACCAGCATGGGGCTGACCCCACTGGAGGGGCTGGTGATGGGCACCCGCAGCGGTGACGTTGACCCCAACCTGCACAGCCACCTCTCGCGCACCCTGGGCTGGAGCCTGGAGCAGATCGATCGCATGCTCAACCACGACAGCGGCCTGCTCGGTCTGTCCGGCCTCTCCAACGACATGCGCAGCCTCGAACAGGCCCGTGAAGAAGGGCATGCCGGCGCGACCCTGGCCATCGAGGTGTTCTGCTACCGGCTGGCCAAATCCCTGGCGGCCATGAGCTGCGCCCTGCCGCGTCTGGACGGGCTGATCTTCACCGGCGGCATCGGCGAAAACTCGCCACTGATCCGCAGCAAGACGGTCGCCCACCTGAGCCTGCTCGGCCTGAAACTGGACGCCACGGCCAACGCGCGCTGCCTGCGTGGCGTCAGCGGGCCTATCCATGCGCAAGACCATATTCGGGTGCTGGTGGTGCCCACCAACGAAGAGCGACAGATCGCCCTCGACACACTGGCGCTGCTCGACTGA
- a CDS encoding DUF3565 domain-containing protein — MQVNQRRAASGTIDYLTGIVGQGIVDGNGLVGGDLHGANLLLEENEREIVTKGRCESDPTPDGRAASGITLVGFEQDHDGHWVAVLSCGHTQHLRHQPPWQNRAWVLDAVQRRTRIGTNFTCGWCVAALAETPKDF, encoded by the coding sequence GTGCAGGTAAACCAGCGGCGCGCCGCCAGCGGAACTATCGATTACCTCACCGGCATCGTTGGTCAGGGTATAGTCGATGGAAACGGCCTTGTTGGCGGCGATCTGCATGGGGCGAACCTTTTGCTCGAGGAAAATGAACGTGAGATTGTAACCAAGGGACGATGCGAAAGCGACCCAACCCCAGACGGGCGGGCCGCATCGGGCATTACCCTGGTCGGTTTTGAGCAGGATCATGACGGTCACTGGGTGGCTGTCTTATCTTGTGGCCATACTCAACACCTGCGCCATCAGCCTCCCTGGCAAAATCGCGCCTGGGTGCTCGATGCCGTGCAACGGCGCACACGTATCGGCACGAACTTCACCTGTGGCTGGTGTGTCGCAGCGCTAGCCGAAACGCCTAAGGACTTCTGA
- a CDS encoding FKBP-type peptidyl-prolyl cis-trans isomerase, whose amino-acid sequence MQIAANKAVSIDYTLTNDAGEVIDSSAGGAPLVYLHGAGNIIVGLEKALVGKQAGDEVNVSVEPEEAYGEYSAELVATLNRSMFEGVDELEVGMQFHASGPDGGMQIVTIRELDGDDVIVDGNHPLAGQRLTFAVKVVDVRDASAEEVAHGHVHGEGGHHH is encoded by the coding sequence ATGCAGATCGCCGCCAACAAGGCCGTTTCCATCGACTATACCCTGACCAACGATGCCGGTGAGGTAATCGATAGTTCCGCTGGCGGCGCGCCGCTGGTTTACCTGCACGGCGCTGGCAACATCATCGTCGGTCTCGAGAAGGCACTGGTCGGCAAGCAGGCCGGTGACGAAGTCAATGTCTCCGTCGAGCCTGAAGAAGCCTACGGCGAATACAGCGCTGAGCTGGTCGCCACCCTGAACCGCTCGATGTTCGAAGGCGTCGACGAACTGGAGGTCGGCATGCAGTTCCACGCATCCGGCCCGGACGGCGGCATGCAGATCGTCACCATCCGTGAGCTGGACGGCGACGACGTGATCGTCGACGGCAACCACCCGCTGGCCGGCCAGCGCCTGACCTTCGCGGTCAAGGTCGTCGACGTGCGTGATGCCAGCGCCGAAGAAGTCGCCCACGGTCACGTGCACGGCGAAGGTGGTCACCACCACTGA
- a CDS encoding glutathione peroxidase: protein MSAFHDLTLHALDGQELPLAPLKGKVVLVVNVASKCGLTPQYAGLERLQQAYAAQGFSVLGVPCNQFAGQEPDSESAIAQFCSLNYGVTFPLSSKLEVNGSSRHPLYRLLAGEGAEFPGDITWNFEKFLVGQDGRVLARFSPRTAPDDPALIQAIEKALA from the coding sequence ATGAGCGCCTTTCACGACCTGACACTGCACGCACTGGATGGCCAGGAGCTGCCTTTGGCTCCGCTCAAGGGCAAAGTCGTGCTGGTGGTCAATGTGGCCTCGAAGTGCGGGCTTACGCCGCAGTATGCGGGGCTGGAGCGCTTGCAGCAGGCGTATGCAGCCCAGGGTTTCAGTGTACTGGGTGTGCCGTGCAATCAGTTCGCGGGCCAGGAGCCGGACAGTGAGTCGGCGATCGCGCAGTTCTGCAGCCTGAACTACGGGGTCACCTTCCCGCTGAGCAGCAAGCTCGAAGTCAACGGCAGTAGCCGCCATCCCCTGTATCGACTGCTGGCCGGCGAGGGCGCCGAGTTTCCCGGTGACATCACCTGGAACTTCGAGAAGTTTCTGGTCGGCCAGGATGGTCGCGTGCTGGCGCGCTTCTCGCCGCGCACCGCTCCGGATGATCCTGCCCTGATCCAGGCCATCGAGAAAGCGCTGGCCTGA
- a CDS encoding glycosyltransferase family 4 protein, which translates to MSTPPLFIALVSETFSPEINGVANTLGHLVTGLRARGHRLQLIRPRQAADATAINDDDLLLTRGWPLPGYRGLQWGQSARHKLLRLWRRQRPDVLYIATEGPLGLSALRAARRLRIPVISGFHTNFQQYTGHYGITLLTRLLTNYLRWFHNASRMTLVPSLSQRCELQRRGFERLELLARGVDANLFNPARRSDELRRSWGLDEQDIAVLHVGRLAAEKNLDLLVSTFQALQRQRAGQRLKLIVVGDGPQRDSLQRQLPDALFCGIQRGETLAEHYASGDLFLFPSLSETFGNVLLEAMAAGLGVVAFDQAAAAQHVEHGHSGMLASADDQRTFIEAANWLIEDRENLRRVRLNARRHAARQSWASIIEEFENHLHGAIHGNDRQSAARTAAVAIETKRAH; encoded by the coding sequence ATGAGCACTCCCCCGCTATTCATCGCCCTGGTCAGCGAAACCTTCAGCCCGGAAATCAATGGGGTGGCCAATACCCTCGGCCATCTGGTCACCGGGCTGCGCGCGCGCGGTCATCGCCTGCAACTGATCCGGCCCCGACAGGCCGCCGATGCAACCGCGATCAACGATGACGACCTGCTGCTCACCCGCGGCTGGCCGCTACCCGGCTACCGGGGCCTGCAATGGGGCCAGTCGGCACGTCACAAGCTGCTGCGCCTGTGGCGCAGGCAGCGCCCGGATGTGCTCTACATCGCCACCGAAGGGCCGCTGGGCCTGTCCGCCCTGAGAGCCGCTCGGCGCCTGCGCATCCCGGTGATCAGCGGCTTTCACACCAACTTTCAGCAATACACCGGGCATTACGGCATCACCTTGCTGACCCGGCTGCTGACCAACTACCTGCGCTGGTTTCACAACGCCTCACGCATGACCCTGGTGCCTAGCCTCAGCCAGCGCTGCGAACTGCAGCGTCGCGGTTTCGAGCGCCTGGAGCTGCTTGCCCGTGGCGTCGATGCCAACCTGTTCAACCCGGCCCGGCGCAGTGACGAATTACGCCGCAGCTGGGGCCTCGATGAGCAGGATATCGCCGTGCTGCACGTCGGCCGGCTGGCTGCGGAAAAGAATCTGGATCTGCTGGTGAGCACCTTCCAGGCCCTGCAGCGACAACGTGCAGGGCAGCGGCTCAAGCTGATCGTGGTGGGTGACGGCCCGCAGCGCGACAGCCTGCAGCGGCAACTGCCGGATGCGCTGTTCTGCGGCATACAGCGTGGCGAAACCCTGGCCGAGCACTACGCCAGCGGCGATCTGTTCCTGTTTCCCAGCCTCTCCGAGACGTTCGGCAATGTGTTGCTCGAGGCCATGGCAGCAGGGCTGGGGGTAGTCGCCTTCGATCAAGCGGCAGCCGCTCAACACGTCGAGCACGGCCACTCCGGCATGCTGGCCAGCGCCGATGACCAGCGTACCTTCATCGAAGCCGCCAATTGGTTGATCGAAGACAGGGAGAACCTGCGCCGGGTGCGTCTCAATGCGCGCCGGCACGCGGCCAGACAGAGCTGGGCATCGATCATCGAAGAGTTCGAAAACCACCTGCACGGCGCGATCCATGGCAACGACAGGCAAAGCGCTGCGCGTACCGCCGCGGTAGCGATCGAGACGAAGCGGGCGCATTAA
- the cysZ gene encoding sulfate transporter CysZ: MRAPVLSGPQYLSEGLKLVLSPGLRLFVLLPLAINLLLFSLMIGFAIQQFSGWVDAFMPSLPNWLSFLQYILWPLFVVLVVLMVFFTFTMLANIVAAPFNGFLAEKVEVVVRGEDNFPPFSWAELVAMVPRTLGREARKLAYFLPRALGLLVLSFIPVVNLVAAPLWLLFGVWMMAIQYIDYPADNNKVSWQDMLAWLREKRWQSLGFGGITYAALLIPFVNILMMPAAVAGATLFWVREGGVSDGARAVTKTPH, translated from the coding sequence ATGCGCGCCCCCGTGCTGTCCGGCCCGCAATACCTCAGCGAGGGCCTGAAGCTGGTATTGAGCCCCGGCCTGCGACTGTTCGTGCTGCTGCCCCTGGCGATCAACCTGCTCCTGTTCAGCCTGATGATCGGCTTCGCCATTCAGCAGTTCAGCGGCTGGGTAGACGCCTTCATGCCGAGCCTGCCCAACTGGCTGAGCTTCCTGCAGTACATTCTCTGGCCGCTGTTCGTGGTTCTGGTGGTGCTGATGGTGTTCTTCACCTTCACCATGCTGGCCAATATCGTCGCGGCACCGTTCAATGGCTTTCTCGCCGAGAAGGTCGAGGTGGTGGTACGTGGCGAGGACAATTTCCCGCCGTTCAGTTGGGCCGAGCTGGTTGCCATGGTACCGCGCACCCTGGGCCGCGAGGCGCGCAAGCTGGCGTACTTCCTGCCCCGGGCGCTGGGCCTGCTGGTCCTCTCCTTCATCCCGGTGGTCAACCTGGTGGCCGCGCCGCTGTGGCTGCTGTTCGGCGTGTGGATGATGGCCATCCAGTACATCGATTACCCGGCGGACAACAACAAGGTGAGCTGGCAGGACATGCTCGCCTGGCTGCGTGAAAAACGCTGGCAGTCACTGGGTTTCGGTGGCATCACCTATGCCGCGCTGCTGATTCCCTTCGTCAATATCCTGATGATGCCCGCCGCCGTTGCAGGCGCGACCCTGTTCTGGGTGCGCGAGGGCGGCGTCAGCGATGGCGCGCGGGCTGTCACGAAAACGCCACACTGA
- the trxB gene encoding thioredoxin-disulfide reductase: protein MSSVRHARVIILGSGPAGYSAAVYAARANLRPLLITGLQAGGQLTTTTEVDNWPGDAHGLTGPDLMQRMRIHAERFETEVVYDHIQAVDLAARPFTLVGDSVSYTCDALIIATGASARYLGLASEQAFMGKGVSACATCDGFFYRNREVAVVGGGNTAVEEALYLANIASRVTLIHRRDGFRAEKILQDKLQARVAEGRIVLALNAEVDEVLGDASGVTGVRLREREGGTRDLQVDGLFVAIGHTPNTALFDGQLALREGYLQVNGGRDGNVTATSIAGVFAAGDVADSVYRQAITSAGAGCMAALDVERYLDGL from the coding sequence ATGTCCAGTGTGCGCCATGCGCGTGTGATCATTCTCGGGTCCGGCCCTGCCGGTTACAGCGCGGCGGTGTATGCCGCCCGTGCCAATCTCAGGCCACTGCTGATCACCGGGTTGCAGGCCGGCGGCCAACTGACCACTACCACGGAAGTGGACAACTGGCCCGGCGATGCCCATGGCCTGACCGGTCCGGATCTGATGCAGCGCATGCGGATCCACGCCGAGCGGTTCGAGACCGAAGTCGTCTACGACCATATCCAGGCGGTTGATCTGGCTGCGCGACCTTTCACCCTGGTTGGCGACAGCGTGTCCTACACGTGCGATGCACTGATCATCGCTACGGGAGCGAGCGCCCGTTATCTGGGGCTGGCCAGCGAGCAGGCGTTCATGGGCAAGGGCGTATCCGCCTGTGCCACGTGCGACGGTTTCTTCTACCGCAATCGCGAGGTCGCGGTGGTCGGCGGTGGCAATACGGCCGTGGAGGAAGCGTTGTACCTGGCCAATATCGCCAGTCGGGTGACGCTGATTCACCGGCGCGACGGCTTCCGGGCGGAAAAGATCCTGCAGGACAAACTGCAGGCTCGGGTTGCCGAGGGGCGCATCGTGCTGGCACTGAATGCCGAGGTGGATGAGGTGCTCGGTGATGCGTCGGGCGTTACCGGGGTGCGCTTGCGCGAGCGCGAAGGTGGCACCCGGGACTTGCAGGTGGACGGGCTGTTCGTGGCCATAGGGCACACGCCGAACACCGCACTCTTCGACGGTCAGTTGGCGCTCCGAGAGGGGTATCTGCAGGTCAATGGCGGCCGTGACGGCAATGTCACCGCCACCAGCATCGCTGGGGTATTCGCCGCCGGTGACGTAGCGGACAGCGTTTACCGGCAGGCCATTACCTCGGCGGGGGCTGGTTGCATGGCGGCTCTGGACGTGGAACGCTATCTGGATGGGCTCTGA
- a CDS encoding PA3496 family putative envelope integrity protein: MSNGKEDLELEDDFVSDETDNSEAPVEVAKTNLTKRRIIDNFLEERRLHKQLAEYDFDL, translated from the coding sequence ATGAGCAACGGCAAAGAAGACCTGGAACTGGAAGACGACTTCGTCAGTGACGAAACGGACAACAGCGAAGCGCCCGTGGAAGTGGCGAAAACCAACCTGACCAAGCGACGCATCATCGACAACTTTCTCGAGGAGCGACGCCTGCACAAGCAGTTGGCCGAATACGATTTCGATCTGTAA
- the nth gene encoding endonuclease III has protein sequence MNAAKRLEIFRRLHEDNPEPKTELAYSTPFELLIAVILSAQATDVGVNKATAKLYPVANTPEAILALGVEGLSEYIKTIGLYNSKAKNVIETCRMLVELHGSQVPQSREALEALPGVGRKTANVVLNTAFRQLTMAVDTHIFRVSNRTGIAPGKNVVEVEKKLLKFVPRDFLLDAHHWLILHGRYVCQARKPRCGSCRIEDLCEYKLKTSDD, from the coding sequence ATGAACGCCGCCAAACGCCTTGAAATCTTCCGCCGCCTGCACGAAGACAACCCGGAGCCGAAGACCGAGCTGGCCTACAGCACACCCTTCGAACTGCTGATCGCGGTGATTCTGTCCGCTCAGGCCACCGATGTCGGGGTCAACAAGGCCACCGCCAAACTCTATCCGGTGGCCAATACCCCGGAAGCGATTCTGGCCCTGGGCGTCGAAGGGCTCAGCGAATACATCAAGACCATCGGCCTGTACAACAGCAAGGCCAAAAACGTCATCGAGACCTGCCGCATGCTCGTCGAGCTGCACGGCAGCCAGGTTCCGCAATCCCGTGAAGCGCTGGAGGCGCTGCCAGGCGTCGGTCGCAAGACCGCCAACGTGGTGCTCAATACCGCTTTTCGGCAGTTGACCATGGCGGTGGACACGCACATTTTCCGGGTCAGCAATCGTACCGGCATCGCTCCAGGCAAGAATGTGGTGGAGGTGGAGAAGAAACTGCTGAAGTTCGTACCCAGGGATTTCCTCCTCGATGCCCACCACTGGTTGATCCTGCACGGACGCTACGTTTGCCAGGCGCGCAAGCCGCGCTGCGGCAGTTGCCGGATCGAGGACCTGTGCGAATACAAACTGAAAACCTCCGACGATTGA